A genomic window from Leptolyngbya sp. BL0902 includes:
- the cofG gene encoding 7,8-didemethyl-8-hydroxy-5-deazariboflavin synthase subunit CofG encodes MDTVPITYSAAHTLVPTYECFNRCTYCNFRQEPGTSDWLDLAAVQDMLPHLHRRGVAEVLVLSGEVAPHSPRRPDWFRHIYHICELALEAGLLPHTNAGPLHREEMAQLAQVNVSMGLMVEQMTPSLLDTVHRHAPSKRPAVRLQQLAWAGELGIPFTTGLLLGLGETEADWADSLRAIAEVHQRYGHIQEVILQPHRPGQRQSVKGMALVGASLLRAVVLARELLPPEITLQIPPNLVSRDDLLACLAAGARDLGGLSPIDEVNPDYDHPTADRLQHTLGTDRWQLQPRLPLYPQYDNWLAPPLRPLVQHWRQRLSTALTPNPVA; translated from the coding sequence ATGGATACCGTCCCCATCACCTACAGTGCGGCCCACACCCTGGTGCCCACCTACGAGTGTTTTAATCGCTGCACCTACTGCAACTTTCGGCAGGAGCCAGGTACGTCGGACTGGCTGGATCTGGCGGCGGTGCAGGATATGCTGCCCCATCTGCATCGGCGGGGCGTGGCGGAGGTGTTGGTGCTGAGTGGTGAGGTGGCCCCCCACAGCCCTCGGCGGCCCGATTGGTTTCGGCACATTTACCACATTTGCGAACTAGCCCTGGAGGCGGGCTTGCTGCCCCACACCAATGCCGGCCCCCTACACCGGGAGGAAATGGCTCAGTTGGCCCAGGTGAACGTGTCCATGGGGCTGATGGTGGAGCAAATGACGCCCAGCCTGCTTGATACAGTGCATCGCCACGCCCCCAGTAAGCGTCCGGCGGTGCGCCTGCAACAACTGGCCTGGGCGGGGGAATTGGGCATTCCCTTTACCACGGGCCTGCTGTTGGGGCTGGGCGAAACCGAAGCCGACTGGGCCGACTCGCTGCGGGCCATCGCCGAGGTGCACCAGCGCTATGGCCACATTCAGGAGGTGATTTTGCAGCCCCATCGCCCTGGGCAGCGGCAGTCGGTGAAGGGCATGGCTTTGGTGGGGGCGTCTCTGCTGCGGGCGGTGGTGCTGGCGCGAGAGCTGTTGCCGCCGGAGATTACCCTCCAAATTCCCCCCAATCTGGTGAGCCGGGACGACCTGCTGGCCTGTCTGGCGGCGGGGGCGCGAGACTTGGGCGGCCTCAGCCCCATCGACGAAGTAAACCCCGACTATGACCACCCCACCGCCGACCGCTTGCAGCATACCCTAGGGACAGACCGCTGGCAGTTGCAGCCCCGCTTGCCCCTCTATCCCCAGTACGATAACTGGCTCGCACCGCCCCTTCGGCCTCTGGTGCAGCACTGGCGACAACGCCTGAGCACCGCCCTCACCCCCAACCCCGTGGCCTAA
- a CDS encoding viroplasmin family protein yields MASKKYYAVLRGRKTGIFNSWKECEEQIQSFSGAVYKSFTSRYEAEVALGMIEQSVIVPIESEVIKWREKKKKIMPAEEVISDSICVDASCIGNPGIVEYRRVHTKTREVIFHKKPMQNGTNNLGEFLAIVHALAYLNKNGQNTPIYSDSETAMIWVINKKVKTTLQRDDQNTEIFDLVDRALNWLISNEYENLVLKWNTEKWGEIPADFGRK; encoded by the coding sequence ATGGCGTCAAAGAAATACTATGCTGTGCTGCGGGGCAGGAAAACAGGTATTTTTAATAGCTGGAAAGAGTGCGAAGAACAAATTCAAAGTTTCAGTGGTGCTGTGTACAAGTCTTTCACAAGCAGATATGAAGCCGAGGTTGCGCTGGGAATGATTGAACAGTCTGTGATTGTGCCAATAGAATCAGAAGTAATCAAGTGGAGAGAAAAGAAAAAGAAGATAATGCCAGCAGAGGAAGTGATTTCAGATAGCATCTGCGTAGATGCCTCTTGCATCGGCAATCCTGGAATAGTCGAATACAGAAGAGTTCATACCAAAACTCGTGAAGTCATCTTTCATAAAAAGCCAATGCAAAATGGTACAAATAATCTTGGCGAGTTTTTGGCTATTGTTCATGCTCTAGCCTATCTTAATAAAAACGGCCAGAACACTCCTATTTACTCAGATTCAGAGACAGCTATGATATGGGTTATCAACAAAAAAGTCAAAACTACACTACAAAGAGACGATCAAAATACTGAAATATTTGACTTAGTTGATAGAGCGCTAAATTGGCTAATCAGTAATGAATATGAAAATCTAGTGTTGAAATGGAACACTGAGAAATGGGGTGAGATACCCGCAGATTTTGGTCGAAAGTAG
- a CDS encoding PPC domain-containing protein: MQVTSLLRHSLLLPATVLLITGTSLRAQAQQVYSPIPLPASREVTDTLSNRDIPTGFGGFARDYTVRLEAGDQVAIDVSSDEFDTMVALMGEDGFTIGENDDGPDGTTNSLLFARITQSGTYTVRIRAYAGQGSGQFRLKVARLREVP, translated from the coding sequence ATGCAAGTCACCTCTCTCTTGCGCCACAGCCTTTTGCTTCCGGCCACGGTGTTGCTCATCACCGGAACCAGCCTCCGCGCCCAGGCCCAACAGGTCTACTCCCCCATCCCCCTGCCCGCCTCGCGGGAAGTCACCGATACCCTCTCCAACCGCGACATCCCCACCGGGTTCGGCGGCTTTGCCAGAGACTACACGGTGCGCCTCGAAGCCGGGGATCAAGTGGCCATTGATGTGTCCTCAGACGAATTCGATACGATGGTGGCTCTCATGGGCGAAGACGGCTTCACCATCGGCGAAAATGACGACGGCCCCGACGGCACCACCAACTCCCTCCTCTTTGCCCGCATCACCCAATCGGGTACCTACACCGTTCGCATTCGCGCCTACGCCGGACAGGGATCGGGACAGTTTCGGCTCAAGGTAGCCCGCCTGCGCGAAGTGCCCTAG
- a CDS encoding DNA-methyltransferase gives MKDRSPHNRTLDLTEAEQQQFSQRLQTLHQTVKPDAILNSIIWQDVFKALDYLPEKFVDLLIIDPPYNLTKNFNGNAFHRRKNLAYTDWLEQWISQVQQLLKPTASVYICSDWLTSTLIYPVIAQYFIIRNRITWEREKGRGAQRNWKNNSEDIWFCTVSNNYFFDVEAVKIKRQVMAPYRTQEGQPKDWQDTPNSPNKYRLTHPSNLWTDITIPFWSMPENTDHPTQKPEKLIAKLILASSQPGDVVLDPFLGSGTTAVVAKKLGRQYVGIEQDLTYCCLAEKRLSLAELNPAIQGYANGVFWERNTRIPSP, from the coding sequence ATGAAAGATCGATCTCCCCACAATCGCACGTTAGACCTAACAGAGGCGGAACAGCAACAGTTTTCGCAGCGACTTCAGACCCTTCACCAAACCGTTAAGCCGGACGCTATTCTCAATAGCATTATTTGGCAAGATGTCTTCAAAGCGCTGGACTATCTGCCAGAAAAATTTGTGGATTTACTCATCATCGATCCACCCTATAACCTCACAAAAAACTTTAATGGAAATGCCTTTCATCGACGTAAAAATCTAGCCTACACCGACTGGCTAGAACAATGGATTAGCCAAGTTCAACAATTACTTAAACCTACTGCTTCGGTTTATATCTGTTCCGATTGGCTAACCTCTACTCTGATTTATCCAGTCATAGCACAGTATTTTATAATCAGAAATCGTATTACCTGGGAACGAGAAAAGGGCCGAGGAGCTCAAAGAAACTGGAAAAACAATAGTGAAGACATCTGGTTTTGCACTGTTTCTAATAATTACTTCTTTGATGTTGAAGCGGTCAAAATCAAACGTCAGGTGATGGCCCCCTATCGCACCCAGGAAGGACAGCCTAAAGACTGGCAAGATACCCCAAATAGCCCAAATAAATATCGCCTCACCCATCCCTCCAACCTCTGGACGGATATCACGATTCCATTTTGGTCGATGCCAGAAAATACCGATCACCCCACCCAAAAACCCGAGAAACTGATCGCCAAACTCATCCTAGCCAGCTCTCAACCGGGCGACGTCGTGCTAGATCCCTTTTTGGGCAGCGGCACAACGGCGGTGGTGGCCAAAAAGCTAGGGCGGCAATATGTCGGCATTGAGCAAGATTTAACCTACTGCTGCTTGGCCGAAAAACGGCTGAGCCTTGCAGAACTCAACCCCGCCATTCAGGGCTATGCCAACGGTGTTTTCTGGGAGCGCAACACCCGCATTCCTTCGCCCTAA
- a CDS encoding transcriptional regulator produces MGKAGQALKQVLEDYSISQFALAVAMDVERNNVYRWVNEKRDPTAETVVEIVRALKTLNPEAAKTFADLYLGNET; encoded by the coding sequence ATGGGAAAAGCAGGACAGGCGCTAAAACAGGTTCTAGAGGATTACAGCATCAGCCAGTTTGCGCTGGCGGTGGCGATGGATGTGGAACGCAATAATGTTTACCGCTGGGTGAATGAGAAGCGTGACCCAACGGCGGAAACGGTGGTTGAGATTGTGAGGGCATTAAAAACGCTGAACCCTGAAGCGGCAAAGACTTTTGCTGATTTGTATTTAGGTAATGAAACCTAG
- a CDS encoding HNH endonuclease, whose translation MTHDLTYYAKAFAKLRVDKARGTAPHKPILLLAVLDLFEKGKFSRNEIYLSPELTANFLKFWHQFVSSDHHSNIALPFFHLTGDRFWHLMPNPGFEATIQARVKIRTLPALRSAVKYAYLDDDLFAFLCDPTSRQELTTILIQAWFPDKGGEIAESLKYDEFEAIQQSLFDSGGATYNVDDLKDADQIFVRNAAFRRNVVKLYDQRCAFCKMRVVSWDGLNIVDGAHIQPFAEFRNDRFTNGLALCKNHHWAFDHGWFGVDDDYRILIPWDRFTEEAALEGREMANFRGERIFLPKEVIFLPNLENLEWHRKQWNIS comes from the coding sequence GTGACGCACGATTTAACCTACTACGCCAAAGCGTTCGCCAAGCTGCGAGTGGATAAGGCCCGTGGCACGGCACCCCACAAGCCGATCCTGCTGCTGGCGGTGCTGGATTTGTTTGAGAAGGGCAAGTTCAGCCGCAACGAAATCTACCTTTCCCCAGAACTCACCGCTAACTTTCTGAAGTTCTGGCATCAATTTGTTTCCAGCGATCACCATTCCAACATTGCCCTTCCGTTCTTCCACCTCACGGGGGATAGGTTCTGGCACCTGATGCCGAACCCCGGTTTTGAGGCCACGATTCAGGCCAGGGTAAAGATCCGCACGTTGCCAGCCCTGCGCTCTGCGGTGAAATACGCCTACCTGGATGATGACCTGTTTGCCTTCCTGTGCGATCCCACAAGCCGCCAGGAACTCACGACCATCCTGATCCAAGCCTGGTTTCCTGACAAGGGTGGCGAAATTGCAGAATCCTTGAAATACGATGAGTTTGAGGCGATCCAACAGTCGCTTTTCGATTCTGGTGGGGCAACTTACAATGTGGATGACCTGAAGGACGCTGACCAAATCTTTGTTCGCAATGCTGCGTTTCGTCGCAATGTGGTGAAGCTCTACGATCAACGCTGTGCTTTTTGCAAAATGCGGGTTGTAAGCTGGGATGGGCTGAATATTGTGGATGGGGCACATATTCAACCGTTTGCTGAGTTTCGTAATGATCGCTTTACCAATGGCCTAGCCCTCTGCAAAAATCACCACTGGGCCTTTGACCACGGCTGGTTTGGGGTGGATGATGACTACCGCATTTTGATTCCGTGGGATAGGTTTACGGAAGAGGCAGCGTTAGAAGGTCGGGAAATGGCGAACTTTAGGGGAGAGCGAATTTTCCTGCCAAAAGAAGTAATTTTTCTCCCAAATCTAGAAAATTTGGAGTGGCATCGAAAACAATGGAATATAAGTTAA
- a CDS encoding DUF4058 family protein, producing the protein MPSPFPGMDPYLEHPELWPEFHNRLLVAIADSLGPSLRPKYRVAIEKRVYQEGPIDVQVGRPDALIFRGLSRAELPLMPSAQGQVLVEPIMVELPMPEEVTERFLEIREVGTGAVITTLEILSPSNKRSGKGRQLYEEKRLTILGSQTHLVEIDLIRAFGPLPLRGAVVTMLYRILVSRAEQRPLAALYGFNLADPIPSFPVPLQAEDPAIWVDLQSLVTEVYDRASYDLAIDYQQDPVPPLGANDATWAEDWLRQQGIRS; encoded by the coding sequence ATGCCGTCCCCTTTTCCCGGAATGGATCCCTACCTGGAACACCCCGAACTGTGGCCAGAGTTCCACAATCGTTTGCTGGTCGCCATTGCCGATAGCCTCGGCCCGTCCCTACGCCCCAAATATCGCGTCGCTATCGAAAAACGGGTCTACCAAGAGGGGCCGATAGATGTGCAAGTGGGCCGCCCAGATGCCTTGATTTTTCGGGGATTATCGAGGGCCGAACTTCCCCTAATGCCGTCCGCCCAGGGGCAAGTTTTGGTAGAGCCGATCATGGTTGAACTGCCCATGCCAGAGGAGGTGACAGAGCGGTTTTTAGAGATTCGTGAAGTGGGCACTGGAGCCGTAATTACGACCCTAGAAATCCTCTCGCCCAGCAACAAACGATCTGGCAAAGGACGGCAGCTTTACGAAGAAAAACGGCTCACGATTTTAGGCAGCCAAACCCACCTGGTTGAGATTGATCTGATTCGCGCCTTTGGGCCACTTCCCCTACGCGGAGCCGTCGTGACCATGCTCTACCGCATCCTCGTCAGCCGTGCCGAACAGCGCCCCCTCGCCGCCCTCTACGGCTTCAACCTGGCCGATCCGATTCCTTCCTTTCCCGTTCCTCTACAGGCCGAAGATCCCGCTATTTGGGTGGATCTCCAAAGCTTAGTCACCGAGGTTTATGACCGAGCCAGCTACGATCTCGCCATCGACTACCAGCAAGATCCTGTACCGCCGTTAGGGGCCAATGATGCCACTTGGGCAGAGGACTGGTTGCGTCAGCAGGGAATCCGATCATAA
- the thiC gene encoding phosphomethylpyrimidine synthase: MRTEWIAKRQGHTNVSQMHYARQGMITEEMAYVAQRENLPEELIRDEVARGRMIIPANINHPNLEPMAIGIASKCKVNANIGASPNSSNIDEEVAKLHLAVKYGADTLMDLSTGGGDLDAIRTAIINASPIPIGTVPVYQALESVHGTIENLTADDFLHIIEKHAQQGVDYQTIHAGILIEHLPLVRDRITGIVSRGGGILARWMLHHHKQNPLYTHFDDIIEIFKRYDVSFSLGDSLRPGCLHDATDAAQLAELKTLGQLTRRAWEHDVQVMVEGPGHVPMDQIDYNVKKQMEECSEAPFYVLGPLVTDIAAGYDHISSAIGAALAGWSGAAMLCYVTPKEHLGLPNAEDVRQGLIAYKIAAHAADIARHRPGARDRDDAMSHARYNFDWNKQFELSLDPDRAKEYHDETLPADIYKTAEFCSMCGPKFCPMQTKVDADALTELEKFLAREAASV; encoded by the coding sequence ATGAGAACGGAATGGATTGCCAAGCGCCAGGGTCATACCAATGTATCCCAAATGCACTATGCGCGGCAGGGCATGATCACCGAAGAAATGGCCTACGTGGCCCAGCGAGAAAACCTGCCGGAAGAGCTGATTCGTGATGAGGTGGCGCGGGGGCGGATGATTATTCCCGCCAATATCAACCATCCCAATTTGGAACCGATGGCCATTGGCATTGCCTCGAAGTGTAAGGTGAATGCCAACATCGGTGCGTCGCCCAATTCCTCCAACATTGACGAAGAAGTAGCCAAGCTGCACCTCGCCGTCAAATACGGGGCCGATACCCTGATGGACTTGTCCACCGGGGGCGGCGATTTGGATGCCATCCGCACCGCCATCATCAACGCTTCACCGATTCCGATTGGAACCGTGCCCGTCTACCAAGCTCTGGAGAGCGTCCACGGCACTATCGAAAACCTGACCGCCGATGACTTTCTCCACATCATCGAAAAGCACGCCCAGCAGGGGGTGGATTATCAAACCATCCACGCCGGAATTTTGATTGAGCACCTGCCCCTGGTGCGCGACCGGATCACGGGCATCGTCTCTCGCGGCGGCGGCATCCTGGCCCGCTGGATGCTGCACCACCACAAGCAAAACCCGCTGTATACGCACTTCGACGACATCATCGAAATCTTCAAGCGCTACGACGTGAGCTTTAGCCTGGGCGATTCCCTCCGTCCCGGTTGTCTACACGATGCCACCGATGCCGCGCAACTGGCGGAACTGAAAACCCTCGGCCAACTCACCCGCCGCGCCTGGGAACACGACGTACAGGTGATGGTAGAAGGCCCTGGCCACGTGCCCATGGATCAAATCGACTACAACGTCAAAAAGCAGATGGAAGAGTGCTCCGAAGCGCCCTTCTACGTCCTCGGCCCCCTGGTGACGGACATTGCCGCTGGCTACGACCACATCAGCTCCGCCATTGGTGCCGCCCTGGCGGGCTGGAGCGGTGCCGCCATGCTCTGCTACGTCACCCCCAAGGAACACCTGGGCCTGCCCAATGCCGAAGACGTGCGCCAGGGGTTGATCGCCTACAAGATCGCCGCCCACGCCGCCGACATTGCCCGCCATCGCCCCGGCGCACGGGATCGCGATGATGCCATGTCCCACGCCCGCTACAACTTCGACTGGAACAAACAGTTCGAGCTATCCCTCGATCCCGACCGGGCCAAGGAATACCACGACGAAACGCTGCCCGCCGACATCTACAAAACCGCTGAGTTTTGCTCCATGTGTGGCCCCAAATTCTGCCCCATGCAAACCAAGGTAGATGCCGACGCCCTGACGGAACTGGAGAAGTTCCTAGCTAGGGAAGCCGCCAGCGTGTAG
- a CDS encoding SRPBCC family protein gives MTASSNDLPLSEGLPLEEADVWVREDRRALGLALSSPDDFGEDEPENFEELILDDDIADRLEDGIAVHTEKRVGRQRRIHAITDLPFTADQLWQILTDYDNLASFIPNLTRSRRLSHPDGGIRLEQVGSQRFLNVSFCARVVLDAVETFPQELTFSLVEGDFRQFEGKWRLEPLTGASPRTRLSYDLLICPPRAMPAGLIERHIRKDLIRNLHAIGERAAVLFGAS, from the coding sequence ATGACCGCAAGCTCCAACGACCTGCCTTTATCTGAAGGTTTGCCCTTGGAAGAGGCGGATGTTTGGGTCAGGGAAGATAGGCGGGCCTTAGGGCTAGCGTTGAGCAGCCCCGATGACTTTGGGGAAGATGAGCCAGAAAATTTTGAGGAACTCATCCTCGACGACGACATTGCTGACCGTCTAGAGGACGGTATTGCGGTGCATACCGAGAAGCGGGTCGGTCGTCAGCGTCGCATCCATGCCATTACAGATTTGCCCTTCACCGCCGATCAGCTCTGGCAAATCCTCACCGATTACGATAATCTGGCCAGCTTTATTCCCAATCTCACCCGCAGTCGTCGCCTTAGCCATCCCGATGGCGGGATTCGTCTAGAGCAGGTTGGCTCCCAGCGCTTTCTCAACGTGAGTTTTTGTGCCCGAGTCGTGCTCGATGCGGTAGAAACCTTTCCCCAGGAACTCACGTTTTCCCTGGTGGAGGGAGACTTTCGCCAGTTTGAGGGTAAGTGGAGGCTGGAGCCGCTGACGGGGGCGTCCCCTCGCACCCGCCTAAGCTATGACCTGCTGATTTGTCCCCCTCGGGCGATGCCCGCTGGCCTCATTGAGCGCCACATCCGTAAGGATCTGATTCGCAACCTGCACGCCATTGGTGAGCGGGCGGCGGTGTTGTTTGGGGCATCCTAG